Proteins encoded in a region of the Sphingomonas sp. OV641 genome:
- a CDS encoding dicarboxylate/amino acid:cation symporter, with amino-acid sequence MITTTELSTTPPAAKAWYQHLYVQVLVAIVAGVLLGHFAPATGEAMKPLGDAFIKLVKMIIAPVIFLTIVSGIAGMRDLAAVGRVAGKAFAYFLFFSTLALIVGLVVANVVQPGAGLNIDPASLDTSKVSDFAAKAHETTLTGFLVGIIPDTFLSALTEGNILQTLFVAVLFGVGLAIVGERAERVTTALEQVSLVVFKVVAILMKAAPIGAFGAMAFTIGKYGVGTLANLAMLVGTFYLTSILFVVVVLGLVARWAGFSIFSLIAYLKAELLLVLGTSSSESALPSLIEKMERAGCPKSVVGLVVPTGYSFNLDGTNIYMTLAALFIAQACNVDLTLGQQLLLLGVAMLSSKGAAGVTGAGFITLAATLSIVPSVPVAGMALILGVDRFMSECRSLTNFIGNAVATIVVARWEGRLDSEQLRRALAGEATPVDQLSADAVPAA; translated from the coding sequence ATGATCACAACGACCGAACTCTCGACGACGCCCCCCGCGGCGAAAGCCTGGTACCAGCACCTCTATGTGCAGGTGCTGGTGGCGATCGTCGCGGGCGTGCTGCTCGGCCATTTCGCGCCCGCCACCGGCGAGGCGATGAAGCCGCTTGGCGACGCCTTCATCAAGCTGGTGAAGATGATCATCGCGCCGGTGATCTTTCTCACTATCGTCAGCGGTATCGCGGGGATGCGCGATCTCGCCGCGGTCGGCCGTGTGGCGGGCAAGGCATTCGCCTACTTCCTGTTCTTCTCGACGCTGGCGCTGATCGTCGGGCTGGTGGTCGCCAATGTCGTGCAGCCGGGCGCGGGGCTGAACATCGATCCGGCCTCACTCGATACCAGCAAGGTCTCCGATTTTGCCGCCAAGGCACATGAGACGACGCTGACCGGCTTCCTGGTCGGCATCATCCCGGACACGTTCCTCTCGGCGCTGACCGAAGGCAACATCCTCCAGACGCTGTTCGTCGCGGTGCTGTTCGGCGTCGGCCTGGCGATCGTCGGCGAGCGGGCGGAACGCGTTACGACGGCGCTGGAGCAGGTGTCGCTCGTCGTGTTCAAGGTCGTCGCGATCCTAATGAAGGCAGCCCCGATTGGTGCGTTCGGCGCGATGGCCTTCACGATCGGCAAATATGGCGTCGGCACGCTCGCCAATCTCGCGATGCTGGTCGGCACCTTTTATCTGACCTCTATCCTGTTCGTGGTCGTGGTGCTGGGGCTGGTCGCACGCTGGGCGGGCTTCTCGATCTTTTCCCTGATCGCTTACTTGAAGGCTGAACTGCTGCTGGTGCTCGGCACCTCCAGCTCGGAAAGCGCGCTGCCTAGCCTGATCGAGAAGATGGAACGCGCAGGCTGCCCCAAATCGGTCGTCGGCCTCGTCGTGCCGACCGGCTATTCATTCAACCTCGACGGCACCAACATCTACATGACGCTGGCGGCATTGTTCATCGCGCAGGCGTGCAACGTGGATCTCACGCTGGGGCAGCAATTGCTGCTGCTCGGCGTCGCGATGCTCTCGTCCAAGGGTGCGGCCGGGGTGACCGGCGCAGGGTTCATCACACTCGCGGCGACGCTGTCGATCGTGCCTAGCGTGCCGGTGGCGGGGATGGCGCTGATCCTGGGCGTGGACCGCTTCATGTCGGAATGCCGCAGCCTCACCAACTTCATCGGCAATGCGGTGGCGACCATCGTCGTGGCGCGCTGGGAGGGGCGGCTCGACAGCGAGCAACTGCGTCGCGCGCTCGCCGGGGAAGCAACGCCCGTCGATCAACTCTCGGCCGATGCCGTCCCGGCCGCGTGA